One window of the Anaeromyxobacter dehalogenans 2CP-C genome contains the following:
- a CDS encoding pyridoxal phosphate-dependent aminotransferase: MTDEPIPQGGKLSSFRQVPRTGVIYATSEATKLGFSMQDPDWCNLGQGQPETGPLPGAPDRVHAVAVSVDDQEYAPVAGLWELREEVAGLYNRLYRRGLPSQYKAENVSISGGGRTSLTRAAASLGRVNMGHFLPDYTAYEELLDLFRTFTPIPILLEGERGYAFTVDDLRREVTGRGLSALLLSNPCNPTGKLVQGEELARWVELARELECAMLMDEFYSHYVWTAPPGRLPVESAARYVEDVDRDPIVLFDGLTKNWRYPGWRVTWTVGPRKVIDAVASAGSFLDGGGSKPLQRAAIPLLAEEAVRQETEAIHRTFGEKRRHMLDALETMGVRIDRAPDGTFYCWGNLANLPAPLNDGMGFFREALRRKVIVVPGEFFDVNPGKRRARHVARFRSYVRFSFGPSLETLEKAFERLAAMIQERSSATASVG; the protein is encoded by the coding sequence GTGACCGACGAACCCATCCCGCAAGGCGGCAAGCTCTCCTCGTTCCGGCAGGTCCCCCGCACCGGCGTCATCTACGCGACGTCCGAGGCGACCAAGCTCGGCTTCTCGATGCAGGATCCGGACTGGTGCAACCTCGGGCAGGGGCAGCCCGAGACCGGTCCGCTGCCCGGCGCGCCCGACCGCGTCCACGCCGTCGCCGTGTCGGTGGACGACCAGGAGTACGCGCCGGTCGCCGGCCTGTGGGAGCTGCGCGAGGAGGTGGCCGGCCTCTACAACCGGCTCTACCGCCGCGGCCTCCCGTCCCAGTACAAGGCCGAGAACGTCTCCATCTCCGGCGGCGGGCGCACCTCGCTCACCCGCGCCGCGGCGAGCCTCGGGCGCGTGAACATGGGGCACTTCCTGCCCGACTACACCGCCTACGAGGAGCTGCTGGACCTGTTCCGCACGTTCACGCCCATCCCCATCCTGCTGGAGGGGGAGCGCGGCTACGCGTTCACGGTGGACGACCTGCGCCGCGAGGTGACCGGCCGCGGGCTGTCGGCGCTGCTGCTGTCGAACCCGTGCAACCCCACCGGCAAGCTGGTGCAGGGCGAGGAGCTGGCGCGCTGGGTGGAGCTGGCGCGCGAGCTCGAGTGCGCCATGCTGATGGACGAGTTCTACTCGCACTACGTCTGGACCGCGCCGCCGGGCCGGCTGCCGGTGGAGAGCGCCGCGCGGTACGTCGAGGACGTGGACCGCGATCCCATCGTGCTGTTCGACGGCCTCACCAAGAACTGGCGCTACCCGGGCTGGCGCGTCACCTGGACGGTCGGGCCGCGCAAGGTCATCGACGCGGTGGCGAGCGCCGGCTCGTTCCTGGACGGCGGCGGCTCGAAGCCGCTGCAGCGCGCGGCCATCCCGCTGCTCGCCGAGGAGGCGGTGCGCCAGGAGACCGAGGCCATCCACCGCACGTTCGGCGAGAAGCGCCGCCACATGCTGGACGCGCTCGAGACCATGGGCGTGCGCATCGACCGCGCGCCGGACGGCACGTTCTACTGCTGGGGCAACCTCGCCAACCTGCCCGCGCCGCTCAACGACGGCATGGGCTTCTTCCGCGAGGCGCTGCGCCGCAAGGTGATCGTCGTCCCCGGCGAGTTCTTCGACGTGAACCCCGGCAAGCGCCGCGCCCGCCACGTCGCCCGCTTCCGCTCCTACGTGCGCTTCTCCTTCGGGCCCTCGCTGGAGACCCTGGAGAAGGCGTTCGAGCGGCTGGCGGCGATGATCCAGGAGCGGTCGTCGGCGACGGCGTCGGTGGGGTAG
- the hypB gene encoding hydrogenase nickel incorporation protein HypB: MCTTCGCGDPELVPVELHEKILAGNDRAARHNREHFLEAGVLALNIMGSPGAGKTGVLEATAKAAASKGWRLGAVSADLATDNDARRLEKAGIPSKAITTGQACHLDAELVHRSLHDFPWRDTDVFFIENVGNLVCPAIYDLGQAANVVVLSVTEGEDKPLKYPVMFKAADLVLVSKVDLVPHLDVDLPKLRDAIAHVMPTAKVIELSARTGEGMDRWIAWLEELRRPIVKPAQPRTHAHGHDHGHEHTHADGTTHAHAHDAGDHAHGHAHGHGHDHGHRH, encoded by the coding sequence ATGTGCACGACCTGCGGCTGCGGTGACCCCGAGCTCGTCCCGGTGGAGCTGCACGAGAAGATCCTGGCCGGCAACGACCGCGCCGCCCGCCACAACCGCGAGCACTTCCTCGAGGCCGGCGTCCTCGCGCTCAACATCATGGGCTCCCCCGGCGCCGGCAAGACGGGCGTGCTCGAGGCGACCGCCAAGGCCGCGGCCTCGAAGGGCTGGCGGCTCGGCGCGGTCTCCGCCGACCTCGCCACCGACAACGACGCGCGCCGGCTCGAGAAGGCGGGCATCCCGTCGAAGGCCATCACCACCGGCCAGGCATGCCACCTCGACGCCGAGCTGGTGCACCGCAGCCTGCACGACTTCCCCTGGCGCGACACCGACGTGTTCTTCATCGAGAACGTCGGCAACCTGGTGTGCCCGGCCATCTACGACCTGGGGCAGGCGGCGAACGTGGTGGTGCTCTCGGTCACCGAGGGCGAGGACAAGCCGCTCAAGTACCCGGTGATGTTCAAGGCGGCGGACCTGGTGCTCGTCTCCAAGGTGGACCTCGTCCCGCACCTCGACGTGGACCTGCCGAAGCTCCGCGACGCCATCGCCCACGTCATGCCGACCGCGAAGGTGATCGAGCTGTCCGCCCGCACCGGCGAGGGCATGGACCGGTGGATCGCGTGGCTGGAGGAGCTGCGGCGGCCCATCGTGAAGCCGGCGCAGCCGCGGACGCACGCCCACGGGCACGACCACGGCCACGAGCACACGCACGCGGACGGGACGACCCACGCGCACGCGCACGACGCCGGCGATCACGCCCACGGCCATGCCCATGGCCACGGGCACGACCACGGGCACCGGCACTAG
- a CDS encoding hydrogenase maturation nickel metallochaperone HypA produces MHEYSLVEALVRRVEQEARRRQALAIRGLTVSVGELSGVDPELFRTAYETFRAGSLCAETPLTLKRLEARWSCPACRAPIARGAVLRCPTCDVPARLDEGSDALTLDSIDMEVP; encoded by the coding sequence ATGCACGAGTATTCCCTGGTGGAGGCGCTGGTCAGGCGCGTGGAGCAGGAGGCGCGGCGCCGGCAGGCGCTCGCGATCCGCGGCCTCACCGTGAGCGTGGGCGAGCTCTCCGGCGTGGACCCCGAGCTGTTCCGCACCGCCTACGAGACGTTCCGCGCCGGCAGCCTGTGCGCCGAGACGCCGCTCACCCTGAAGCGCCTGGAGGCGCGCTGGTCCTGCCCGGCCTGCCGCGCCCCCATCGCCCGCGGCGCGGTGCTGCGCTGCCCGACCTGCGACGTCCCGGCCCGGCTCGACGAGGGCTCGGACGCGCTCACCCTCGACAGCATCGACATGGAGGTGCCCTGA
- the hypE gene encoding hydrogenase expression/formation protein HypE: MDSKVQQKIGLKHGSGGRAMRQLIEDVFLSLASPVDGIGLSALDDGAAIRVGDRWLVITTDSHVVHPIFFPGGDIGRISVSGTVNDLAMMGATEPVGLTCAVIIEEGFPRADLERVVASMRETAKEAGAPFVTGDTKVMGKGQVDGLVLNTTGVALADRVVSDAGLRAGDLLVVTGSIGDHGMAVMARRHDLRLEGDLRSDVAPINGLVRAALAAGGEDVVAMKDPTRGGVAGVLHEMAAKGGVGIVVDEPSLPINDEVRAAGEMIGIDPLLVANEGKAVIGVRARSADKVLAALRAHPLGARATVFARAIAERPGAVILDTGFGKRMLAEPEGELLPRIC, translated from the coding sequence ATGGACTCGAAGGTGCAGCAGAAGATCGGCCTCAAGCACGGCTCCGGCGGGCGCGCCATGCGCCAGCTCATCGAGGACGTGTTCCTCTCGCTGGCCTCGCCGGTGGACGGCATCGGGCTCTCGGCGCTGGACGACGGCGCCGCGATCCGGGTGGGCGACCGCTGGCTGGTGATCACCACCGACTCGCACGTGGTGCACCCCATCTTCTTCCCGGGCGGCGACATCGGCCGGATCAGCGTCTCGGGCACGGTGAACGACCTCGCCATGATGGGCGCCACCGAGCCGGTGGGGCTGACCTGCGCGGTGATCATCGAGGAGGGCTTCCCGCGCGCCGACCTGGAGCGGGTGGTGGCCTCGATGCGCGAGACGGCGAAGGAGGCCGGCGCGCCGTTCGTCACCGGCGACACGAAGGTGATGGGCAAGGGCCAGGTGGACGGCCTCGTGCTCAACACCACCGGCGTGGCGCTGGCGGACCGGGTGGTCTCGGACGCCGGGCTGCGCGCCGGCGACCTGCTCGTCGTCACCGGCTCGATCGGCGACCACGGCATGGCCGTGATGGCGCGCCGGCACGACCTGCGCCTCGAGGGCGACCTCCGCTCCGACGTCGCGCCCATCAACGGCCTGGTGCGCGCGGCGCTCGCCGCCGGCGGCGAGGACGTGGTCGCGATGAAGGACCCGACCCGCGGCGGCGTGGCGGGCGTGCTGCACGAGATGGCCGCCAAGGGCGGCGTCGGCATCGTGGTGGACGAGCCGTCGCTGCCCATCAACGACGAGGTGCGCGCCGCCGGCGAGATGATCGGCATCGACCCGCTGCTCGTGGCGAACGAGGGCAAGGCCGTCATCGGCGTGCGGGCCCGCTCGGCCGACAAGGTGCTGGCCGCGCTCCGCGCCCATCCCCTCGGCGCGCGGGCCACCGTGTTCGCGCGCGCCATCGCCGAGCGGCCCGGCGCGGTGATCCTCGACACCGGCTTCGGCAAGCGCATGCTGGCCGAGCCCGAGGGGGAGCTCCTGCCGCGCATCTGCTAG
- the hypD gene encoding hydrogenase formation protein HypD — MSNDDLFRQLKFRDPARARALAEALRHNMDAIGREVSVMHVCGSHEQAIARFGLRAVLPPGLELIMGPGCPVCVTDGPEVDEAVALAMQGVRVCTYGDMLRLPGTARSLADAQADGGKVEVVYSISQAVELAQAHPEEQVVFLASGFETTAVATAAVALASPPPNFSILSVHKYVPAAMEIVAASKETHIEGYVAAGHAAIITGWAIFEPFAARTGAPVVVAGFEPLDILAALVKLTELIREGRPEVANVYPRCVTKEGNLPAQRSLWRAFRTVTGRWRGIADVPGGNLELVPELAALDARKRFRIDTAGVRDAAAEEEAKGCICGRIMLGLATPEHCALFGTTCVPESPVGACMVSSEGQCRIWHTYGGVPDLRKVG, encoded by the coding sequence ATGTCGAACGACGATCTCTTCCGGCAGCTCAAGTTCCGCGATCCGGCCCGCGCCCGCGCGCTCGCCGAGGCGCTCCGCCACAACATGGACGCCATCGGCCGCGAGGTGTCGGTGATGCACGTGTGCGGCAGCCACGAGCAGGCCATCGCCCGCTTCGGCCTGCGCGCGGTGCTCCCGCCCGGCCTGGAGCTCATCATGGGCCCGGGCTGCCCGGTGTGCGTCACCGACGGCCCCGAGGTGGACGAGGCGGTCGCGCTGGCGATGCAGGGCGTGCGCGTGTGCACGTACGGTGACATGCTCCGGCTCCCCGGCACCGCGCGCTCGCTCGCCGACGCGCAGGCCGACGGCGGCAAGGTCGAGGTGGTCTACTCGATCTCGCAGGCGGTCGAGCTCGCCCAGGCGCACCCCGAGGAGCAGGTGGTGTTCCTGGCGAGCGGCTTCGAGACCACCGCGGTCGCGACCGCGGCGGTGGCGCTCGCCTCCCCGCCCCCGAACTTCTCCATCCTCTCGGTGCACAAGTACGTCCCGGCGGCGATGGAGATCGTGGCCGCCTCGAAGGAGACGCACATCGAGGGCTACGTGGCCGCCGGCCACGCCGCGATCATCACCGGCTGGGCGATCTTCGAGCCGTTCGCGGCCCGCACCGGCGCGCCGGTGGTGGTGGCCGGGTTCGAGCCGCTCGACATCCTGGCCGCGCTGGTGAAGCTCACCGAGCTCATCCGCGAGGGCCGGCCGGAGGTGGCGAACGTCTACCCGCGCTGCGTGACGAAGGAGGGCAACCTCCCGGCGCAGCGCTCGCTGTGGCGCGCGTTCCGCACCGTGACCGGCCGCTGGCGCGGCATCGCCGACGTCCCGGGCGGCAACCTCGAGCTGGTGCCGGAGCTCGCCGCGCTCGACGCCCGCAAGCGCTTCCGCATCGACACGGCCGGCGTGCGCGACGCGGCCGCGGAGGAGGAGGCGAAGGGGTGCATCTGCGGGCGGATCATGCTCGGCCTCGCCACCCCGGAGCACTGCGCGCTGTTCGGCACCACCTGCGTCCCGGAGTCGCCGGTGGGCGCGTGCATGGTGTCGTCGGAGGGGCAGTGCCGGATCTGGCACACCTACGGCGGCGTGCCCGATCTGCGCAAGGTCGGCTAG
- a CDS encoding HypC/HybG/HupF family hydrogenase formation chaperone, producing MKETEDMCLGVPGKVIAIDGLDATVDFFGVRKSLRLDIVDEPVQVGDYVLNHVGFAIRRIPPEEVQETLALFDQILEVSGAKEDLMAADVRGEMAAGKDQK from the coding sequence GTGAAGGAGACGGAAGACATGTGCCTCGGGGTTCCAGGGAAGGTCATCGCCATCGACGGGCTCGACGCCACGGTGGACTTCTTCGGCGTGCGCAAGTCGCTCCGCCTCGACATCGTGGACGAGCCGGTGCAGGTGGGCGACTACGTGCTCAACCACGTGGGCTTCGCCATCCGGCGCATCCCGCCCGAGGAGGTCCAGGAGACGCTGGCGCTGTTCGACCAGATCCTGGAGGTCTCCGGCGCGAAGGAGGACCTCATGGCCGCCGACGTCCGGGGCGAGATGGCCGCCGGGAAGGACCAGAAGTAG